The Saccharomyces paradoxus chromosome VIII, complete sequence genome has a window encoding:
- the SLT2 gene encoding mitogen-activated serine/threonine-protein kinase SLT2 (Serine/threonine MAP kinase~similar to YHR030C), producing the protein MTDKIERHTFKVFNQDFSVDKRFQLIKEIGHGAYGIVCSARFAEAAEDTTVAIKKVTNVFSKTLLCKRSLRELKLLRHFRGHKNITCLYDMDIVFYPDGSINGLYLYEELMECDMHQIIKSGQPLTDAHYQSFTYQILCGLKYIHSADVLHRDLKPGNLLVNADCQLKICDFGLARGYSENPVENSQFLTEYVATRWYRAPEIMLSYQGYTKAIDIWSAGCILAEFLGGKPIFKGKDYVNQLNQILQVLGTPPDETLRRIGSKNVQDYIHQLGFIPKVPFVNLYPNANSQALDLLEKMLAFDPQKRITVDEALEHPYLSIWHDPADEPVCSEKFEFSFESVNDMEDLKQMVIQEVQDFRLFVRQPLLEEQKQLQLQQQQQQQQASNANNGNAAVSEGNYSKQMATSNSVASQQESFGIHSQNLPRHDTDFPPRPQESMMEMGPAAADTADIPPQNDNGTLLDLERELEFGLDRKYF; encoded by the coding sequence ATGACTGACAAAATAGAGAGGCATACTTTCAAGGTTTTTAATCAAGATTTCAGTGTAGATAAGAGGTTCCAACTTATTAAAGAAATAGGTCATGGAGCGTACGGTATAGTGTGTTCAGCGCGGTTTGCAGAAGCAGCCGAAGATACCACAGTGGCCATTAAGAAGGTGACTAATGTTTTTTCGAAGACTTTACTGTGTAAAAGATCCTTACGTGAACTAAAGCTTTTGAGGCATTTCAGAGGCCACAAAAATATTACATGTCTTTACGATATGGATATCGTTTTTTATCCAGACGGATCCATCAATGGACTATACCTATATGAGGAACTTATGGAATGTGATATGCACCAAATCATCAAGTCCGGTCAACCTTTGACAGACGCTCACTATCAAAGTTTCACATACCAGATATTATGTGGTTTAAAATATATTCATTCCGCAGATGTCTTGCATCGTGATTTGAAGCCCGGTAATTTACTTGTTAATGCTGATTGTCAACTGAAAATTTGTGATTTTGGGTTAGCTAGAGGGTATTCTGAAAATCCTGTCGAAAACAGCCAGTTTTTGACGGAGTACGTGGCTACCAGATGGTATAGAGCTCCCGAAATAATGTTGAGTTACCAAGGTTATACCAAGGCGATTGACATATGGTCAGCAGGTTGTATTTTAGCGGAGTTTCTTGGCGGAAAGCCAATCTTCAAAGGAAAGGATTACGTTAATCAATTGAATCAAATATTACAGGTTTTAGGGACACCCCCGGATGAAACTTTAAGAAGGATTGGTTCTAAAAATGTTCAAGACTACATCCATCAATTAGGTTTTATTCCAAAAGTCCCTTTTGTCAATTTATACCCAAATGCTAATTCGCAAGCATTAGATTTATTGGAGAAAATGCTCGCGTTTGACCCTCAGAAGAGAATTACCGTAGATGAGGCCCTGGAGCATCCTTACTTGTCCATATGGCATGATCCAGCTGACGAACCTGTTTGCAGCGAAAAATTCGAATTTAGCTTTGAATCCGTTAATGATATGGAGGACTTGAAACAAATGGTTATACAAGAAGTGCAAGATTTCAGACTGTTTGTAAGGCAACCACTATTAGAAGAGCAAAAGCAATTACAGTtacagcagcaacagcagcagcaacaggCTTCAAATGCGAATAATGGAAACGCTGCAGTGAGTGAAGGAAACTATTCAAAACAAATGGCCACGTCTAATTCTGTGGCGTCACAACAAGAATCGTTTGGTATTCACTCTCAAAACTTACCAAGGCATGATACAGATTTCCCTCCTCGACCTCAGGAAAGTATGATGGAGATGGGACCTGCCGCTGCGGATACTGCAGATATCCCGCCTCAGAATGATAATGGCACACTCCTAGATCTTGAGAGAGAGCTGGAGTTTGGATTAGATAGAAAGTATTTCtag
- a CDS encoding putative glutamate 5-kinase (similar to YHR033W), whose translation MTKAYTIVIKLGSSSLVDESTKEPKLSIMTLIVETVTNLKRMGHKVIIVSSGGIAVGLDALNIPHKPKQLSEVQAIAAVGQGRLIARWNMLFSQYGEETAQILLTRNDILRWNQYNNARNTINELLAMGVIPIVNENDTLSISEIEFGDNDTLSAITAALVGADFLFLLTDVDCLYTDNPRTNPDARPIVLVPELSEGLPGVNTSSGSGSEVGTGGMRTKLIAADLASNAGIETIVMKSDRPEYVPEIVDYIQHHFRPPRHTGNGTQQQFLELQDAELEQLRRHNVPMHTKFLANDNKHKLKNREFWILHGLITKGAIIIDENSYDRLLSKDKASLTANAVIEVRDNFHELECVDLKIGKRLPNGELDISKPVQSVGRVRSNYTSLELAKIKGLPSEKIHDVLGYSVSEYVAHRENIAFPPQF comes from the coding sequence ATGACAAAAGCGTATACTATCGTTATTAAGCTGGGCAGTTCATCGCTTGTCGACGAAAGTACAAAAGAGCCAAAGTTGTCCATCATGACGTTAATCGTTGAGACCGTGACGAACCTTAAACGAATGGGCCACAAAGTGATTATCGTATCCAGCGGCGGTATTGCCGTTGGTTTGGACGCGCTCAATATCCCGCACAAGCCCAAGCAGTTGTCTGAAGTGCAAGCGATTGCCGCTGTCGGACAAGGCCGTCTCATCGCACGCTGGAATATGCTATTTTCTCAATATGGCGAGGAAACTGCACAAATCCTGCTCACACGTAACGACATATTGCGTTGGAACCAGTACAATAACGCACGCAACACAATCAACGAACTGTTGGCCATGGGCGTCATCCCCATAGTAAACGAAAACGATACGCTATCCATCAGCGAGATCGAATTCGGCGATAACGACACGCTTTCTGCCATCACCGCTGCTCTCGTGGGTGCAGATTTCCTGTTCTTGCTCACAGACGTGGACTGTCTATACACAGACAATCCACGCACTAACCCTGACGCTCGCCCCATTGTCCTCGTCCCGGAGCTATCTGAGGGCCTGCCGGGCGTCAACACTTCCAGCGGTTCAGGGTCCGAGGTTGGCACGGGCGGCATGCGCACCAAACTCATAGCCGCCGACCTCGCCTCTAATGCCGGTATTGAAACTATTGTGATGAAGAGCGACCGGCCAGAGTACGTCCCGGAGATCGTTGACTACATTCAGCATCACTTCCGCCCTCCACGCCATACCGGAAACGGCACACAGCAGCAATTTCTCGAACTCCAGGATGCGGAGCTCGAACAGCTGCGCCGCCACAATGTTCCCATGCACACCAAGTTCTTGGCTAACGACAACAAGCACAAGCTTAAGAACAGGGAGTTTTGGATACTCCATGGGCTCATTACCAAGGGCGCCATTATCATCGATGAGAACAGTTATGATCGACTTTTGTCAAAGGACAAGGCTAGTTTGACTGCAAACGCCGTAATTGAAGTCCGGGACAACTTTCACGAGCTTGAGTGCGTGGATCTCAAGATCGGTAAGCGGTTACCCAATGGTGAATTAGATATCTCGAAGCCGGTTCAGTCCGTGGGGCGCGTCCGCTCC
- the RRM3 gene encoding DNA helicase (DNA helicase involved in rDNA replication and Ty1 transposition~similar to YHR031C), with amino-acid sequence MFRSHASGNKKQWSKRTSNCNTSAGSASGSHAYRQQTLSSFFMGSGKKPAAASKNSTTVIDLENGDEGNHTRIVPPRPRLIRNNSSSLFSQTQGSFGDDDPDAEFKKLVNVPRLNSYKKPSRSPSMTSSLHKTASASTTQKTYHYDEDETLREVTSVKSNSRQLSFTSTINIDDSSMELSADSERPAKRSKPSMEFQGLKLTVPKKIKPLLRKTASNLDSMNQRSGSSPVVLTTEQERVVNLIVKKRTNVFYTGSAGTGKSVILQTIIRQLSSLYGKESIAITASTGLAAVTIGGSTLHKWSGIGIGNKTIDQLVKRIQSQKELLAAWRYTKVLIIDEISMVDGNLLDKLEQIARRIRKNDDPFGGIQLVLTGDFFQLPPVAKKDEYKVVKFCFESEMWKRCIRKTILLTKVFRQQDNELIDILNAIRYGELTVDITKTIRNLNRDIDYPDGIAPTELYATRREVELSNVKKLQSLPGNLYEFKAVDNAPERYQALLDSSLMVEKVVALKEDAQVMMLKNRPDVELVNGSLGKVLFFVTESLVVKMKEIYKIIDDEVVMDMRLVSRVIANPLLKESKEFRQDVNARPLARLERLKILINHAVKISPHKEKFPYVRWTVGKNKYIHELMVPERFPIDIPRENVGLERTQVPLMLCWALSIHKAQGQTIQRLKVDLRRIFEAGQVYVALSRAVTMDTLQVLNFDPGKIRTNERVKDFYKRLETLK; translated from the coding sequence ATGTTCAGGTCGCATGCCTCCGGTAATAAGAAGCAATGGTCTAAAAGAACCTCAAATTGCAACACATCAGCTGGTTCGGCATCAGGCTCTCACGCCTACAGGCAACAAACACTGTCTTCGTTCTTTATGGGTTCCGGAAAAAAGCCAGCTGCTGCTTCGAAAAACAGCACAACAGTAATTGATTTAGAAAACGGTGATGAAGGTAACCACACCAGAATAGTGCCCCCTAGGCCAAGATTGATACGGAACAATTCATCCTCCTTATTCTCGCAGACACAAGGTTCGTTTGGTGATGATGATCCCGACGcagaattcaaaaaattggtaaatGTGCCCAGACTCAATAGCTATAAGAAGCCTAGCAGATCACCATCGATGACCAGTTCTCTTCACAAGACTGCCTCTGCGTCTACGACGCAGAAAACATATCATTATGATGAGGATGAGACTTTGCGGGAAGTTACTAGTGTAAAATCTAATTCTAGACAACTATCGTTCACTAGTACGATCaatattgatgattctAGCATGGAACTTTCTGCTGATTCGGAAAGACCCGCAAAGAGGTCTAAACCTTCCATGGAGTTTCAAGGTTTAAAACTTACAgtaccaaagaaaataaagccGTTGCTAAGAAAGACAGCATCAAATCTGGACTCAATGAACCAGAGAAGCGGTTCTTCACCAGTAGTACTTACAACAGAGCAAGAAAGGGTCGTTAATTTAATcgtcaaaaaaagaacgaaTGTTTTTTACACGGGTAGTGCAGGTACAGGTAAGTCTGTCATTTTGCAAACCATTATAAGGCAATTGAGCTCTTTGTATGGGAAAGAATCAATTGCGATCACCGCCTCTACAGGGCTAGCGGCAGTGACTATTGGTGGCTCCACTTTACATAAGTGGTCTGGTATAGGAATTGGGAACAAAACTATCGATCAATTGGTGAAAAGAATACAATCACAGAAGGAGTTATTGGCTGCATGGAGGTATACAAAAGTTTTAAtcattgatgaaatttctATGGTTGATGGTAATCTGTTGGATAAATTAGAACAAATCGCGAGGAGAATTCGCAAGAACGATGATCCCTTTGGTGGTATTCAATTGGTCCTAACAGGtgatttctttcaattaCCACCCGTGGCTAAGAAAGATGAGTATAAAGTGGTAAAATTTTGctttgaaagtgaaatgTGGAAACGGTGCATTCGAAAAACGATTTTACTGACAAAGGTCTTCAGACAACAGGATAACGAACTGATTGATATTCTAAATGCCATTAGATACGGAGAACTGACCGTCGACATTACTAAAACGATAAGAAACCTAAATAGAGATATAGATTATCCCGATGGAATTGCCCCTACAGAACTGTATGCTACGAGAAGAGAAGTTGAACTATCTAATGTAAAGAAATTGCAGTCCCTACCTGGTAATTTGTACGAATTCAAAGCTGTAGATAATGCGCCCGAGAGATACCAAGCGTTACTGGATTCTTCATTGATGGTGGAAAAAGTTGTCGCATTGAAGGAAGACGCACAGGTTatgatgttgaaaaacCGCCCTGACGTAGAATTAGTCAATGGGTCACTGGGGAAAgtcttattttttgttacaGAATCGTTGGTGGTTAAAATGAAGGAAATTTATAAGATTATAGATGATGAAGTTGTCATGGACATGAGATTGGTAAGTCGAGTCATTGCCAATCCCTTGTTAAAGGAATCAAAGGAGTTTCGTCAAGATGTCAACGCCAGACCATTAGCTAGATTAGAACGtttgaaaatcttgatAAATCACGCAGTCAAGATCTCTCCTCATAAGGAAAAATTCCCCTATGTGAGGTGGACGGTGGGCAAAAACAAGTACATCCATGAGCTCATGGTCCCAGAGCGTTTCCCCATTGATATTCCCAGAGAAAATGTCGGGTTAGAAAGAACTCAGGTTCCTCTAATGTTATGCTGGGCACTGTCTATTCACAAGGCGCAAGGACAAACTATTCAAAGACTGAAGGTTGACTTGAGAAGAATTTTCGAAGCCGGCCAAGTTTACGTTGCATTGTCAAGAGCAGTCACCATGGACACTTTACAGGTCCTAAACTTTGATCCAGGAAAGATTCGCACCAATGAAAGAGTAAAAGATTTCTATAAACGGTTAGAAACTTTGAAATGA
- the ERC1 gene encoding Erc1p (Member of the multi-drug and toxin extrusion (MATE) family~similar to YHR032W), with amino-acid sequence MSKQFSHTTNDRRSSIIYSTSVGKAGLFTPADYIPQESEENLIEDEEQEGSEEESVCAGNNDETEREGEYHSLLDANNSRTLQQEAWQQGYNSHDRKRLLDEERDLLIDNKLLSQNGNGGGDIESHGHGQPVEPDEEERPTEIVNAWESAIESGQKINTTFKRETQVITMNALPLIFTFILQNSLSLASIFSVSHLGTKELGGVTLGSMTANITGLAAIQGLCTCLDTLCAQAYGAKNYHLVGVLVQRCAVITILAFLPMMYVWFVWSEKILALMIPERELCALAANYLRVTAFGVPGFILFECGKRFLQCQGIFHASTIVLFVCAPLNALMNYLLVWNDKIGIGYLGAPLSVVINYWLMTLGLLIYAITTKHKERPLKCWNGIIPKEQAFKNWRKMINLAIPGVVMVEAEFLGFEVLTIFASHLGTDALGAQSIVATIASLAYQVPFSISVSTSTRVANFIGASLYDSCMITCRVSLLLSFVCSSMNMFVICRYKEQIASLFSTESAVVRMVVDTLPLLAFMQLFDAFNASTAGCLRGQGRQKIGGYINLVAFYCLGVPMAYVLAFLYHLGVGGLWLGITSALVMMSVCQGYAVFHGDKRRILGAARKRNAETHAS; translated from the coding sequence ATGTCTAAACAATTTAGTCATACCACTAACGACAGAAGATCATCGATCATCTACTCCACGAGTGTCGGAAAGGCAGGCCTATTCACGCCTGCAGACTACATCCCACAGGAGTCAGAAGAAAACCTAATTGAGGACGAAGAGCAAGAGGGTAGTGAGGAAGAATCCGTCTGTGCCGGTAATAACGATGAGACGGAGAGGGAAGGCGAATACCATTCGTTGTTAGATGCCAACAATTCGCGGACACTGCAACAAGAAGCATGGCAACAAGGCTACAACTCGCACGACCGTAAGCGTTTGCTCGACGAAGAACGAGACCTGCTAATAGACAACAAACTGCTTTCTCAAAACGGCAACGGTGGAGGAGATATAGAAAGCCATGGACATGGCCAACCAGTTGAACCGGACGAAGAGGAAAGACCCACTGAGATTGTGAATGCGTGGGAGAGCGCGATCGAAAGCGGCCAGAAAATCAACACAACTTTCAAGAGAGAGACGCAAGTGATCACAATGAATGCGTTGCCGCTAATCTTCACCTTTATCTTGCAAAACTCGTTGTCGCTAGCATCTATTTTTTCCGTCTCACATTTGGGGACGAAAGAGCTAGGTGGTGTTACACTGGGTTCTATGACTGCTAACATCACGGGTCTTGCCGCTATTCAAGGCCTGTGCACATGCCTGGACACACTGTGTGCACAGGCATATGGCGCCAAGAACTACCACTTGGTAGGTGTGCTGGTGCAGAGGTGTGCCGTGATCACCATCTTGGCATTTTTGCCAATGATGTACGTGTGGTTTGTTTGGTCAGAAAAGATACTTGCACTAATGATTCCAGAGAGAGAACTGTGTGCGTTAGCGGCTAATTACCTACGTGTTACCGCATTCGGTGTGCCGGGATTCATCCTTTTTGAGTGTGGCAAAAGGTTTCTACAATGCCAAGGTATATTCCATGCATCTACGATTGTGCTGTTTGTATGCGCACCCTTGAACGCATTGATGAACTACTTGCTTGTTTGGAATGACAAGATTGGGATCGGGTACCTCGGTGCGCCATTATCGGTCGTCATCAACTACTGGTTGATGACGCTCGGATTGCTAATATACGCTATCACTACCAAACACAAGGAGAGACCACTAAAATGCTGGAATGGTATCATCCCCAAAGAACAAGCATTTAAGAACTGGCGTAAGATGATTAACCTAGCCATCCCTGGGGTAGTGATGGTGGAAGCAGAATTCCTCGGCTTTGAAGTGTTAACAATTTTCGCCTCCCACCTGGGCACCGATGCTTTGGGCGCTCAGTCGATCGTGGCTACGATTGCGTCTCTTGCATACCAAGTGCCCTTCTCTATCTCCGTATCTACGAGTACACGTGTAGCCAATTTTATCGGCGCGTCGCTATACGATAGCTGCATGATCACGTGCCGCGTGTCCTTATTGCTGTCCTTTGTGTGCTCGTCGATGAACATGTTCGTTATCTGTCGTTACAAGGAGCAAATCgcaagtttattttctacCGAGAGCGCAGTAGTGAGGATGGTGGTAGACACACTACCGCTACTTGCGTTCATGCAATTATTCGACGCATTTAATGCGTCGACCGCCGGATGCCTACGTGGTCAAGGGAGACAAAAGATAGGTGGTTACATCAACTTAGTTGCGTTTTACTGTCTAGGTGTGCCAATGGCATATGTCTTAGCATTCCTATATCATCTGGGCGTGGGCGGTTTGTGGCTGGGCATCACCAGTGCGTTGGTAATGATGAGTGTGTGCCAAGGATACGCCGTGTTTCATGGTGACAAGCGCCGTATTCTCGGGGCGGCTCGCAAGCGCAATGCTGAGACCCATGCATCATAA